From Leptospira kirschneri serovar Cynopteri str. 3522 CT:
CTGGGCTTATCTCTCCTGCCTCGTAGGAGTCTAAGTCAAAAGCTTCTTCCGGAAATTCATAAAAACCTTGATACTTCCAAGAACCTGAATTATTCGGATCTTCTCCTTCTAGTCCAAAAGATAAAGTTCCGTCTTCAATTGCAAAAACGGCTACGGTTTTATCTCCGTGTTCGATGGAAAACTTTTGAATTCCTTCCTCAATTGCTTTTACAAGTTTTGGTGAAAATACTTTGTCTCTTTTTTTCAAATAAGCTACAATTTTTCCACAACCGTTCCCTTTAGCCCTACCTAAAGCGGTGTATCCTTCCTGATTTGGGGTATTAGGATTAGCGCCACATTCTAAAATAAAAGAGAAAGGTTCTAAATATTCGTTTTCGGATGCCAAATTTACAAGACATTCGCCTATAATGACGTTAGGCGTTCTTTGGATAATCTTTTGCATCATATCAATCGAATGCGAATCCGATTTTTGATACAAATACCAAGCCGCGGCTTGCGGTAAAAAAGCGGCAGAACCTTTGGGAGTTAAAATCTGCATGGATAAAAAAGAAGGAATCAAAGAAAGTATAGTTTCAAAAGTTTGAATATCTACGGTTTCTATCGCTTTTTGGACCTCGTTATTGATTACATGATATTTCTCCAGAGTTTCTATAAAATTAGAATCTTGAACCAAAGGTTGGAAGTTTTCATCTTGTAAAAAGCGATTTTTTGACGAACCCATGATTAAACAATCTCGGATTGAATTCAACATTTCCTCTTTATGATCGGTTACTGCGTAATAACGTGCTTTCTGAAAAAATATATTAGAATTTATGCAATTATCATCCTTTAAAAATGACATCGTTTCCATAATTTCATGATCTTTTAAAATTGCGGCCAAGGAAAACGAATCTGCAACAAATTCTTCGGCTCTTGTATCTTTTTTTCCCGCTTTTAATACTTTGATAAAATCATCTTTGCGAGAAATAAAAACTTCTCTCCAAATCTCTTTTGCTTTTTTCAAATTTCCAGAATTAAGAAATTGTGTAAATTTACCGTATTCTTTTTTACACCAGCTCGAAAGGATCGAGAATTCTCGACCTAAAGAATTTTGAATTTCATCGTAGCTGATTGCTAAAATTTGGTCTGGAAAATGGTTTTTAGATCTTTTTAGGCTCATATTTTTTAGAATCCTTATATTTTATTCTTTGTAAATTTATAATGTACTAAACTAAAGATTTGTTTTTTGCATTTTAAAAATCTAATCTTGAAACCACTTAAGTCTAAGTTTACAAATTTTTTTGTTTTTGCAATTATGCCAGAGTGATAAAAAGTTTTATTTTTTTCTGGTTCCATAAATAACCCGATTAAATGTATTTAGGAAAGATTGAATTATAATTTTTGAATGTGATTTTTTTAAAAAAATATCGTTTATTTCTTTTTCAATTTCAATTGGTTCTATACAAGTGGAATAAAACCATTTTTCATCTTTAACGGATGCACTGACGGTTATGAGTTTTTCCTCGGTTATATCTTGTATAAAATGGACCGCTTCTTGATACATTTCGTCGTAATCTCCGTAAAAGTGCGTATGGAAAAAGTCCATAAAAACGGATAATTCATCCCCTTCTGTAGTTAATAAAAATGTTTGGAAACCTTTTGATAAAAATTTTAGGTTTATAAAATACGAATCTTCGTACTGATTTTTTTTAAAGTTAATTTCTGAAAACCAGTCTGGTTTTTCTTCGGATAATTTCTGAATCAGATATTTGGATAAGTTATCATTTTTAAATTTTTCGATATTCATAATAATGATAGTAGCAATGTGTTAAAAAATCAATTCCATGAAACAAAATAGATGGAGAATTCGTTCTTCAACAATTTTATTATCTTAATTCAATAATGCAAAATCGATGTTATGCGATTGAGCGGTACCGAACTCAGATTTTAACCCTTCTAAAAAATACATCAGAATTTCTCCTTTGTTTTTTGCGGCAATTTTACCTCTGGATGTGAAGATAAAAAATGGACTTAGAAGTTTATAGCTTTCTTCCGAAACGTTGATTTTTCCCGCTTCTCCGGATGATTCCATTCGGCTTGCAATGTTTACCGTATCTCCCCAAATATCGTAGCTGAATTTATTTTTACCGATTACTCCTGCTGCAACCGGACCTGTATGAAATCCGATACGAACGTCCCAATAGGGAATTCCATTTTTCTTTTTTTCTTCTTTGAGTTTTTGAATTGCGTCGCACATTTTGAGAGCCGCAAGCGCTACGTCAAAAACGTGAGTCTGATTTACTTCCGGAACTCCTCCTACACACATAAAACTGTCTCCGATCGTTTTGATTTTTTCGAGACCGTGATCCGCACAAATCTGATCGAATAACGAGAAACATTCGTCTAGATTGGAAATCAATTCTTCGGGAGACATACTTTCTGAAATTTGTGTAAAACCTTTAAAATCGGTAAATAAAACAGTCGCTGAATTTATGGATACGGGCGCCACTCGATTGTTCTTTTTGAGTTCGGCTGCAATGGAAACCGGAAGAATATTGTGTAATAATCGGTCGGATTCGTCTCGCGCGTCTTGAAGCCTTTTTTCAAAAATCTCGTTTACGTTTTCTTGATAGTCTTTACTTTGTTCGAATATGATTTGCCAGGCTTCATTGCGATCTATATTAGGAATTGTAAAAATGATTTCTCGCATCAATTCGCGCATATTATTTTCTACTCGGATCAAAAAGGAAATGGAAAATCCAGTTCTATTATAATCAAATTGTCTAAAATTATTTAAAGTCGCTTCTTTAAAACGGGAATTGATTTCGGTCGTATTATTACGAAGTGCTAATATGCGTTCTATATAAAGTCGATTATAACGGTCAAAATTATATTCGTCGTAGTGAAATAAAAATCGATTTCTTTTTGCCCATTCTCGAATTAAATTAAAAGGAGGCTCTTCGGTTTGTTCTATTTTTGGAAATTCAATAGAAAGTCTGGATAGGATTTCACGATTGGCTTCTCCCGACGTTTTACCGTCGTAACCAATCTGAATTTGAAGTGGTTCCGGTTTGGAAAGCTCTTCAATTAGATGATGATAAAAGTAACGAGCTATTTCGTATGAGATTAAATTACGTAACGTTTCCATTTGTATTACCGAGTAAATAATTTTCTTTTAGACTTCCAGCCTTTTAATTTGACAAAAAAACTTTAAATAGATTCTGATCATTGTATTTATAGATTTAGTGTTTAGAAAAAATTTTTAGATGATTTTATTTACAATTTTATATTTTGATTTTTTGAGAATAGAGTTGTTAAAAAGTTAATTGTTTCCATTGCATTGAAATAGACGATTGAATCAGTTTTGTTAAACTGCGCTATGAAAATTTCAACAACTTTAATTGAATTTTAAATAAATCATCATTTATATACATAATTTTACTCAATTTACGGAGAGTCTCCATGAATATCGTTACTAGGTATCGGTTAACGCAAGTTCGGTAGAATCCAATGCGAAAGCGATTGAGGCGGGATGAACAAATTGAATTTAGGAAGAGATTTTGTCATTCCTCAATTTGTTCATCGGAGCTGAAAGCGCGGTCCGGCGAACGCCGGATTCGCCCAATTTTTTACGTAGAATCCTACGTTTCAAAGTGAAGTGATACTCATTATGAATTCTTTTTTTGTAAAACGTAAAATTATTCGTGAGAACACTTGTTTGAGAAAAGTTCTTTCTATTTTTTCAATTTCAAATTACGTTGAATGAAATCGATAGGAAAGATTAAATTAAAGGTAGAAAAATTTACATGGATTTTGTGATAAGAACCGAAAAAATTTCCGTTATGGAAACAAAACTAAAACTTCAAAAAAATAAAATGAATTCAGATTTTTATAAAATTATAATATTCGTATTGTTTTTTTCTACTTTTTTTAGCCCGGGGGTGGCGGAACAAAAACAAATCAAGAAATATGTTCTTATCTCGGAAGGTAAGTTGAACGTAAGAGATAAACCTAAAAATGGAAAAGTGCTGTTTCAATTGCAAAAAGGTGAATCCGTTTTTGTAAAAGAAAATTCGAGTTCCGATGGTTGGGTGGAAATATTTACAAAATCGGAAACGAAGGGGTTCGTAACTACTGAATTTTTAGGTAAAAAATCTCCGGAAGAATTAGAAAACGCAAAACTTTTCGGCTCGGTTTATACGGATACACAAGGTTCTAGATTTCGATCTTTGGCAATTCGAACAAAAGACGGATGGATTCCTGCTGGACCTGGAGAATACAAAGCGGAAACTCTCTTTTTAGAAAAAAAGATTCTTAAAACAAAAGAGAATGCAACCGTATACGAACAAACGAACGTGGCTGGAGAATTTGTCCCTGAAAAAAACGACAAAGCCGGTTGCGAAGAATATGACGTTTTAAAGGGGAATTTAAATTCTTATAAGAAAATTAATACTTTAAAATATTCTATATTTGGAATGTTTGGTTCTAAAATAGGAGATCAGGTCCGTTCTGAAAAATGGATTCCTTCTGAAAAAATTTCTAAGTTTTTAGAATCAACTGAAGGTTCGTTTTTTAAAAAACAACATCCTAAGTCGGAAGAGTTAAAATTTTTGAAACAAGGTGATTTGTATAAGATTGTTTCTCCAAAAAAAGAATACGTCGTAGTTCGATACTCTATTCAAATCGAAACGGAAGAAAAATCTTATCATTCCTCAATTTACGAATTAGAAAACGAAAGTCTGGGAAAAAAGATATTCGAAAAATTTGAAGTGTTGCCCAAGGATCAGTCAGTTTACGGTGGAAAATTTCATTTGATAGATGTTTTTGACTTAGACGAAGACGGTACTCCGATTTTGATTTGGCATCACAATGGATTTGACGGTTTTGTAAACGAGTTTTCTAAAATCAAAAACGGCAAAGTGGAACCTATGTTTTTGGCGGGTGGGGACGCTTGTTGAATTAAATATTGTGTTTGGATCTATAGTAATTTATTCTTAAGTTTACTCGATCCAAGTGCAACTAACGTTCACTTGGATCTTAGATCGTTTAATCTTCGTCGTCTTCTTCTTCCAGTTTTCCAAAAACCAAACCTTCTGGGTCCATAGAACAAGCCCAACCGTCGTGTTCACATACATATACTCTAAAGTTTTTTACGGTTTTTAATTTTTTAAATGACTTATCTTTTACCGCAAGAGAAACGGCACGTCCCATCGTCCTAGCCACTAAATTCCAAATATAGTTTTTAAGTAGCCCATATCCTTTGTCTTGATAACCTAACGAGTCGTAGGCGTCTGCCATAATTTTTCCAGGTTCGTGTAGACAAAATTCTCCTAAGGTTGGTCCTTCTTCGAAGTATTCGTCGTCATCTCCAATTCCGAAATAAAATTCGCTGCAACCGATTCCATATTCTCTAAAGTTTTGATTATTACATTCCGCTACAAAACCAGTTAGTCTTTCTTCTTCATCCTCCATTTCTTCTTTTGCGCTTTCAAACGATTCTACAACATTATGAAATAGTTGTTTTTCGTATTCGTCCCAAGGAAGTGCAGATAATTTTTCTAAAAACGGAGCTAATTCTGGCAACTGAGAAACTGCGGTTTTTAATTCCTCTACGTTTTTTTCGATTTCTTCTCTGGCTCTACCTTGAGGTGGAGCGGGAGCGTCTGCTTCTATATAACCTTTTTTTAATTTTTCAGAGAGTAATTTTTTGGCTTCTTTGAGACAGGTTTCTTCGTCGTCAAAGTTTTTAGTTTGTGTTTGCCCGGAAGAACCTGTTTTTCCATAGATTACGGTAAATGAATCTCCGGAAACTTCTATCTGCCAGAATTTATCCGAACCGCCGTCTTTGAATGTTAGGTAGTGTTTCATGATTTTTTCCTGTTAAAGATGTACGAATATATATACTTGTTATCTTTTAATTGAGACTTGTCTTACTGTAAAAAAAAAATGTATGGTGATTGATACTTTCTCACAAAGTTTTTATTTTTATTCGAACTGAATTTTCCAGGCTCGTGTTCTAAATTGAATTGTGGATCGATTTGAAAAGTATATCGACGTTAAGTATCACCAACGGCTCAAAATTTCTATTTTTGTTATAGGATTTCGATCTCCTCTGGGGTCTATAACTGTATCTGCATCCACTTCTACTGACTTTGGAATTCCTTGTTCGGAGACACACAGATCAATATTATTATCATTGTCGTCTATGTCCGCGATTTTAAACGGAGATACTGTAAAGGTTTCACTTCCGGAGATCATTTCGATTTTGAATTTGTTCAGATCTCTATCACCTAATTCTTGACCGTCGATTGCCCGAACTCCTCCGGCCCACACGGTTCTTACTACTACAGTTGTCTCTGATAGAGGACAATCCGCGCCGTATCCAGAAGCGTTATAAGGATATGAATCTTCGAATCTAAAGTATTCCGCATAACTGATAAAAGGTCCGGCGATCAAAGGAATGACTTGGATTTTTTGTCCGATTAAATTTTGTCCATCTCGGCTTTTGAGTTCACCTACGATTGCGACTTCATTAGGTTCGTTATCCGGATGGTCGCCGAATTGGCCGATCAACAAAATGGTACGCAACTCGAACTGCTCTAATGAAGGTACAAATGTAGTGAATAGAGGATATAAAATTTCTCCTTTTTTAGTAGTGATCTGAAAGTCGGAAAGGTCCACTGTTGTAGGATCGATTTCGTGTGAGAAAACGAGTGGCATTCCATCCTTTCCAGGTGCACTTCTCCACAGTAAGAACGAGCGCCATGGCAAAGAGTTATCTAAACCGAAAAAAGCCGAAATTAACCTTGCTTCGCGGTTTTTCTCAATTTGTGGTACATTCGAAGACAATTGATATTTCGGGATCGAAACGCAGTAGTTCAAAAGTAAAATAACGGTAACGAAGACGATTCTTTTTTTCATAAGCAACTCAGTTTTTAAACGATTGGATTCCTATTTTTTACAAAGTGAGATTGGGATTATTTGTTCGGATTCGAACGTAGAAGTTAACTTCAAATTCCATTAGAATATTTGCATACTCTAAACGATCTCCGAATTCTGCAATTCGTTTTTCTTTAAGAAAAACGGATGCGAACCTGTTTCCTAATTTAATATGAATTCGGTTTAAGAAAGAATTTTCTCAAAGTATGAGTTCCTACAATTTTAAGATTTGTTCGTAAAGCCGTGGTTTGTGAGAGCTCCCACAGATTAAGTCGCATTACAAATTTTTAATCATTAGAGTTGTTGAAAAATTTTGTAGTTTAATTAACAAAACTGATTCAATCGACCGTTTTCCATGAAATAGAAATAGATGGAGAATTTATTTTTCAACAATTCTATTTATTTTTTATAGAAAAATCAGGTTTTTATAAAACAAATCTCTTACGCAGAATTCACTTTAATTTAAAAGGAACGGTTTTTAGTTCGTTTTAAAATTATCAGGGAGAGGGTAAGTTTCACTTACTTTTTATATCAAAACACTGCCACTAAAATATCCGTTTCGGACCTATAAAAAATAAAGCTGCCGAATTGTAGTTTCTTTTTAATGGGTGATCATTAAAAGAGAGCGAAAGTAAATCAAAAACAAAATTCTCAAAAGAATTTAATTTGAAAGGAGAATTAAACAGAAATATGGATACGGCTGTATTATTCGAAGCGATTAGAAAGAAAAATTTAACTGCAATGAAAAAACTTTTAGACGAAGGTTGTGATCCTTCTTCTTACGAAGAAAATGGATATAATAACGCTCTGAGTCTTGCCGCTTATATGAGACAACCAGAAATGATAGAGTATCTTATTCAAAAAGGAGCTCGTATTAACGATAGAACCAAAGGAGGGCGTATCGCTTTGCACAATGCGGTTTGGCAATACAATAGAAGTTCTGTAGAACTACTTTTAGAGGCGGGTGCAGACGTTCACGCAGCCGATCAAGCCAACTGGACTCCTATTTGGTTAGCGTCTAAATGGGAACCGTTTATCTCTCTCATAGAACGAGGCGCTCTTGTAGAAGGTATAGATAAAGAAGGAGAAACTCTACTCAACAAAATAGCTTTAGCAACTGCATCTTTTAGTCAAGAAGACGGAATGAAAATGCTGACTAAACTTGTAGAGTTAGGTTTAAAAGTCTCTGATGAAAAGCCGGACTCCGATGGAGAAACTCTATTGATGAAAACGATAGAACGTACTTCAGATAGAAACAAAAATCAGATTGCTTACTGGTTGATCGAACAAGGAATGAATCCTTTACAAGTAAGCCATGCTGGATGTACTGCGCTCCATTATGCGTGTAAATCCGGGGATCTGGATATGGTTAAGACGTTAGTCTCTCTTGGGGCGGACGTAAATGCAGTCATAACGCAAGATGGATCCGGTTTTGAAGCGGGTATGAGTCCGCTTGATTGTGTGACGGAATATGGATCCAAGCGTAAGGCCATCTTATCAGAGCTGAAAAAGAACGGAGCGAGCAAGAAGCCTGCTATGAATCTGGAAATAGAGGATAATATAATACGACTGAAAGGTAAGGATCGCAAAACGATTTTAGAAAATATGCTGGAGATAACAAAAAACCTGCAAGAAAACGTATTTTCGCATTCCGATTATGAAAACCCGGATCACTGGCTCGAATGGGAATTTCCGGGAGAAGAAGTAGACGAAGCGGACTTCTTTTTAAAATGTATAAACGAACCGGAATTACGTCTACTCGTTGCACGTTATGTGTCACAGATATTGATCGCAAATGAAAGAGAAGGGGACACGATCTACGTGCATGAAGAGTTGGAGGCGGGAGGTTATGCGATGCAGGCGCTCGTTACGACCGGAGAGGCGGAATATTTGGAGGTACTTACTCAGTATATTCTTTCCATCGATATAGATCATACGGTTCATCTACACGAACTTATGGATGTAGCTCGCTCCAAGTATTCTCAGGAACAACTCGGTCCGATTGAAGATACTCTGGATGAATTGGGATTGGCTCGTTAGATTGCTTTTAATCCTGTAGAATCTTAACGTCGATACGAGGACCGAACGGTTTTTTCGCTTTACCGTTCGATCTACACTTTCCGAAAAAATGAATTTCGTTCTACGCTCAAAATTTGTGTCAAATCCATAAACCGGTGAGTTTTGCCAAAAAAGAAACGAGCAAAAATTTCAAAAAAGTAGAATATTCAAGAAAAATAAAGTGTTATTTTGGGGTTAATCACTTTTATCTTGGCTTCTACGCTTTCTGGGTTTTGTGCAATTGGATTGTTTCCGATCTTTAATTCTTTCAACTCCGTCATTTCCGAAAAAAATTCAGGTAACTCTGAAATTTGGTTTCCACTCAAAGATATGTCTTTAAGTTTTTTCAGCTCCTTTAAAATTTCAGGGATTTGTACGAACCGATTGTTTTTCAAGTATATGTTTTTTAAAGATTCTAATCGAGCAATAGATTTAGGAAGATCGGATAGTTGATTGTTACTTAATGAAAGAGTGTCCAATTTTGGAAAGGTTTCAAATAGATCGGCAGGTATTTCTTCAAGTTGATTGTCACTTAAACCTAAAGATTTTAGATTTGGAAATAATCGAGTTAATCCTTCCGGTATTTGAGTCAATTGATTTTTGTTCAGACTCAAACTGGTCACGGATTCGAAAGCAATTTCTATATTAGGAAAATTTGAAATTTTATTTCTCTCCGCGCTGATACGAGTTAGATTTTTTAAACTGGAAATTTCAGGTGAAATTGTTTCTAATTCGTTACCCCAAATCAAAAGCTCCTTCAGCTTGGGAAAACACCTAATTCCATCCAAAGAGACAAGTCGGTTATCATAAAGACCGAGCTCTCTGACTTCACTGAACTCACGGTTCAGATTGGAAATTTGAGCGATTTTGTTACCGGACAAATTCAAGTTTCGAAGAAATTTTAGATCCGCCAATCGATCCGGTAACTCCGTCAATTGGTTATCCATCAATAGTAATTCTTTTAGCCGCGGAAGTTGGAATACAAATTCTGGAATTGTGGTTAAGGAATTAGCATTTAGACAAAGTGATTCTAATTGCGAAGAATTGAATATACTAGTTTTATTTTCTATAGATAGGCTGCTATTTGTGAGATACAAAGATTTAAGAGATGGAAGATTCAGTAAAAAATCGGGGAACTCGGATAATTTTGCTCCTTTTATGGAAATACTTTGGATATTTTTTAATTCACTTAAACTTTTGAGAGAAATTATATTTTCACAATCGGAAATGTTGAAATTTCTTAAGTTTTCGAAAAGACTTATATCGGTAAGATCTATTTCCGAAACATTAGAAATGATTAAAGATTGCTCCCCGCTTAAAAAATATTTAAATAGCGGAGACTGACCGATTTTTAGTATTGAATAAAGATCTTTTTGTTCCTTTACGTTTGAATCGAAAAATACGGAAGCGTCTTCGTCGTGGTAATAGGAGAACATTAAAAAATACGGTTGTTGTTTTGGAATTTGTTTAAAAACTTCCACTTTTAAAGTTTGTAGGATTACTTCCTGAGTTAGTTTGCATAGTATGTCTTTTATCACCGAAAAGTCTTCGTCCTCCAATACTTCCCGGATTTTTTCTGGTTTTTGTTTGAGTTGATTTTTAATAAAATTAGAAAAATCGACTACAGGAACATTTCGAATAGCACCTTCTTCCATCGCATTTTTAGGATTGTTACTTTCTAAATCATAATCAAACTCTATGCAGTAATCCGTACTCGCGTCGTCCCATCTTATGTCAAAAATTCCTATCGGAGATTTTTCCTTTTTGCTTAGTTCTTCCCAATATTTATAAACGGAATCGAAAATATCTTCCGCTAAATTTTCCCAATCTATATTTTTAAGTATTTTAGAATATTTTGAAGAAGAAATGTCTTTGGATTTAATTTTTAAAAATTGATGGAATGTTTCCGAAGTCAGAGGGGCCGGTTTGTCTATCTTTGATTTTGTTTCGGCAGTTGTGGTTTTTGCGGAAGCCGAGGCTTTTTTATCGGAAGAACTTGGATTTATAGAAGAAGTAGGCGTTTCTACTTCTATATAACCTTTTTTTAATTTTTCAGAGAATAATTTTTTTACTTCTTTGAGACAGGTTTCTTCGTCGTTGAACGTTTTTGTTTGTGTTTGTCCGGAAGAGCCGATCTTTCCGTAGGTCACCGTAAATGAATTTCCGGAAACTTCGATTTGCCAGAATTTATCCGATTTATCGTCTTGAAAAGTTAGATAGTGTTTCATATTTTCCTGCTGGATTGGAGATTATATTAAAAATGATTCAGTAGTTCAAAACGACCCTAAAAAATAAAATGTTTCTGAGATTATATTTATATATATAGTGCGTTGTGATTGAGACATATTTAGGATAAATTTTTCGAATAGGATTGAATCTTTTTAGAAGCATTTGTTTTCCGTATTTTGTAAAGAACATACTTTTTTATATTTTGTAGATTTTTAATTTTTAGAGTTTATATGAACTTTTTAACGAAATATGATTCAACCTAAGAAAATCGGGGCGAATCCAGCTTGGTTATGGTAGCCGGGACTGGACTCTTCAGCTCTGATCAATCAAGTGCATGCAAGAAACGTAATACAATATATCGTCTTTAGATTCAATTTAAAACACGATCCGTAGAGAGCCATGACCAACCTCACAAGTATTTAGATTTCAATATAGATCTGTCGGAATCACGACAAATCCTCTGTAAAACTGAGTTCAAACGCGACCTGTCGAACGACCCATGGGGAGTGAGACACTGAGTTTCCAGAGCGACCCATGGGGAGTGAGACACTGAGTTTCCAGAGCGACCCATGGGGAGTGAGACACTGAGTTTCCAGAGCGCGACCCAGGAAGCTCAGCGAATGCCTCTCTAAGGATCGGCATTCAGGAAAGCGTTTTGCTTTAGTTCAATTTGATTCTAAAATCCTGTGGGGTTGGTTATGGTAGAGCGTTTTGCTGAGTTCAGGGAGTGAGACGCTGAGTTTGAGCATTTTGCTAAAGTTTCCTCACATCGATCCCTTTTCGCGTTATACCGAACGCACGTTTATATAGGTTTTAATTCTATTCATTTTAGTGCGAAATTTAACTTTTTAAAATGAAGTTCGGTTTGCAAAACTGAAGTTTTTCCGTAAAAAATGTGGGAACTCATATAAAATCTCAAAATTACAGTTTTAATTCTTATCTGATAAATGTGGGAACTACCACAAATCGCGATTTTACGAATAAATTCTTTCTCATTTCTTATACCGAACTCACGTTACTGACCTTAGAATTCACATTTTTAAGCTCAAAAAACGTGAAACTCCTCTTTAAAAGTGGGTTTTCTGCTCAATTGTGTGTCTATGTTATAACTTGAATCATTTTAGTTGTCCCAGTTTGTGATCAGGATTCGTTTATTTAGATAACAAAAATGCCTGAGGTATTTTTGAGGAGATTCAAATGAAAGAGTTTTTACAAAAGACGATGAGAGGGGCGAGCGTATTCCTAATAATGTATATGATTTGGAATTGCGGAGGAGAAAAACAAAACGATTCTTCCACTTTGTTAATGCTTTTGGGGCCTGGACAGTCTTTACAGACTGAGACTTATTCTATGGCTTCAGGTGATGAATTTCAAAATGTAGGTGTAAATCAAAATCAACCGGAATTCAATCCTGGATCTGAAATAGTCGGATATAATAATTCCTCGGAACCCGATCTTATGGTTTATGTTTATTTTCCTGGCTCGAGACAAATGAAACCGGGAGAAGATATCTCTCGAAAACTAAGTCTTCAAGTTGCCAATTTCGGAGGAAGTTTAGCGGCAGGAAGTGGTCCCGATCAAGAAGGTTATATGGTAGATTTGATTCTTTCCAAAGATAAAGAGATACCCGAAGGTTATGCTACTTACTCTTCCGATTTTAAAGAAGATGTATTGTTAGGCGGAGGAAGAATTAGTAATACTCCGGACCTATTATCAGGTGCTCTCAAATATGTAAGTGAAGGATCGAATATACTTCCTAAAAACATACCAACTGGAGATTATTATGTATGTGCGAGAATCGATATAGGATCTAAAATTGCCGAGTCGAATGAGGGCAATAATACGAATTGTTTTCCGATCTCGATTCAAATGGAAGAACTACTACCTGATTTAATCATTCCCCGCGCCTCTATTTATCCTAGTGGAATGAAATGTAGAGCTTATAAACCGATGATGTATGTGACTGCCGAGATCAAGAATATCGGACAGGGTGCAAGTCCTGCACTGCCAAACGTGGGCATTATAAACGCACTAGAACCAGATGGAATTCATGGAAATGGAATAGGATATGAATCTATAATCCAACCTGGAGAAACTGTCACGGTTACTTTTCCGATTTATTTTCCAATCAATGAATCTTTAGAAGTGGATATTTCTTTGATTGAAAAGAAGCATACATTTGATCTAAGGCTGAATCGTGGAAATTGGATACCCGAACTGAATGTTCAAAATAACGCATATACTAGAAAACCAATAGAGCTTACAATTCCAGAAGGTTATTGTAAAAGTCATTCTGGTTGATCTTTAATCCTTTGAAAAATTAAATTTGAAATATCCTCTTCGTCGGGCTGATTACAGCCCGGCGGAAATAAATCTTCACTCGCGAATTAGAAAATAAATATATTCTAAAAATTTTAAGTACTAAAGAAGCGACAGAATTGAGTTTTTA
This genomic window contains:
- a CDS encoding ankyrin repeat domain-containing protein, whose amino-acid sequence is MSLKRSKNHFPDQILAISYDEIQNSLGREFSILSSWCKKEYGKFTQFLNSGNLKKAKEIWREVFISRKDDFIKVLKAGKKDTRAEEFVADSFSLAAILKDHEIMETMSFLKDDNCINSNIFFQKARYYAVTDHKEEMLNSIRDCLIMGSSKNRFLQDENFQPLVQDSNFIETLEKYHVINNEVQKAIETVDIQTFETILSLIPSFLSMQILTPKGSAAFLPQAAAWYLYQKSDSHSIDMMQKIIQRTPNVIIGECLVNLASENEYLEPFSFILECGANPNTPNQEGYTALGRAKGNGCGKIVAYLKKRDKVFSPKLVKAIEEGIQKFSIEHGDKTVAVFAIEDGTLSFGLEGEDPNNSGSWKYQGFYEFPEEAFDLDSYEAGEISPDLFNQILDNLNQRGIFDKLNKIVNFKYLFLEHIH
- a CDS encoding adenylate/guanylate cyclase domain-containing protein; this translates as MRELMREIIFTIPNIDRNEAWQIIFEQSKDYQENVNEIFEKRLQDARDESDRLLHNILPVSIAAELKKNNRVAPVSINSATVLFTDFKGFTQISESMSPEELISNLDECFSLFDQICADHGLEKIKTIGDSFMCVGGVPEVNQTHVFDVALAALKMCDAIQKLKEEKKKNGIPYWDVRIGFHTGPVAAGVIGKNKFSYDIWGDTVNIASRMESSGEAGKINVSEESYKLLSPFFIFTSRGKIAAKNKGEILMYFLEGLKSEFGTAQSHNIDFALLN
- a CDS encoding SH3 domain-containing protein, encoding MDFVIRTEKISVMETKLKLQKNKMNSDFYKIIIFVLFFSTFFSPGVAEQKQIKKYVLISEGKLNVRDKPKNGKVLFQLQKGESVFVKENSSSDGWVEIFTKSETKGFVTTEFLGKKSPEELENAKLFGSVYTDTQGSRFRSLAIRTKDGWIPAGPGEYKAETLFLEKKILKTKENATVYEQTNVAGEFVPEKNDKAGCEEYDVLKGNLNSYKKINTLKYSIFGMFGSKIGDQVRSEKWIPSEKISKFLESTEGSFFKKQHPKSEELKFLKQGDLYKIVSPKKEYVVVRYSIQIETEEKSYHSSIYELENESLGKKIFEKFEVLPKDQSVYGGKFHLIDVFDLDEDGTPILIWHHNGFDGFVNEFSKIKNGKVEPMFLAGGDAC
- a CDS encoding WGR domain-containing protein, translated to MKHYLTFKDGGSDKFWQIEVSGDSFTVIYGKTGSSGQTQTKNFDDEETCLKEAKKLLSEKLKKGYIEADAPAPPQGRAREEIEKNVEELKTAVSQLPELAPFLEKLSALPWDEYEKQLFHNVVESFESAKEEMEDEEERLTGFVAECNNQNFREYGIGCSEFYFGIGDDDEYFEEGPTLGEFCLHEPGKIMADAYDSLGYQDKGYGLLKNYIWNLVARTMGRAVSLAVKDKSFKKLKTVKNFRVYVCEHDGWACSMDPEGLVFGKLEEEDDED
- a CDS encoding ankyrin repeat domain-containing protein, whose translation is MDTAVLFEAIRKKNLTAMKKLLDEGCDPSSYEENGYNNALSLAAYMRQPEMIEYLIQKGARINDRTKGGRIALHNAVWQYNRSSVELLLEAGADVHAADQANWTPIWLASKWEPFISLIERGALVEGIDKEGETLLNKIALATASFSQEDGMKMLTKLVELGLKVSDEKPDSDGETLLMKTIERTSDRNKNQIAYWLIEQGMNPLQVSHAGCTALHYACKSGDLDMVKTLVSLGADVNAVITQDGSGFEAGMSPLDCVTEYGSKRKAILSELKKNGASKKPAMNLEIEDNIIRLKGKDRKTILENMLEITKNLQENVFSHSDYENPDHWLEWEFPGEEVDEADFFLKCINEPELRLLVARYVSQILIANEREGDTIYVHEELEAGGYAMQALVTTGEAEYLEVLTQYILSIDIDHTVHLHELMDVARSKYSQEQLGPIEDTLDELGLAR